In Gimesia benthica, a single window of DNA contains:
- a CDS encoding serine/threonine protein kinase, whose protein sequence is MSSKPTPHSAANTKSMPTLISKEIRKDAGKFCPHAGVVSRGSGSMFQEQGRTLLLQRLRMASLLLGLGATAFLIRGFWLGEYKNPHDSQMLLLDGVLAVILFSVSAFLWWKPCLCKYRLRICEAITFGAPACFFIWWHFSELCACDPVLLGKVAFEFPLRTAFPWVILIFTYGIFIPNSLKGVISVVSLMVISPIVGAIMTGMQVPQVSEVLYSGGLSEIIILLLIAGSTAVYGSHRVDSLRREAFDLKSVGMYTLRKQIGSGGMGEVYLAEHRLLKRPCAIKLIRRDKVDDENVLLRFESEVQATAGLTHPNTIEIYDYGHTEEGTFYYAMEFLPGLNLQEIVERFGPLPQERVVYLLRQVCSALAEAHQKGLIHRDIKPGNIFSAERGGLFDVAKLLDFGLVKYHRTDDVSLELTMEGAVVGSPLYTSPEVVTGDGSPGPRSDIYSLGASAYYLLTGKPVFEGDNALKVMFAHASQAVKPLRELNPEVSPELEEIIMKCLEKKPDDRYQNSAELLEALEQLQVNSWTQAQASEWWSEAEHMVQHVSEDDEFASDYLKATTVLPVNV, encoded by the coding sequence ATGAGTTCAAAACCAACACCCCATTCTGCTGCTAATACAAAATCGATGCCTACTCTGATTTCCAAGGAGATCAGAAAAGATGCCGGCAAATTCTGTCCGCATGCCGGGGTCGTCTCTCGCGGTTCAGGCAGTATGTTTCAGGAGCAGGGACGAACGTTGCTGCTCCAGCGTCTGCGAATGGCATCCCTGCTGTTAGGGCTGGGGGCAACTGCGTTTCTGATCCGCGGTTTCTGGCTGGGTGAGTACAAGAACCCCCACGACAGTCAGATGCTGCTGCTGGATGGCGTTCTGGCGGTGATTCTTTTCTCCGTCTCCGCCTTTCTGTGGTGGAAGCCCTGCCTCTGTAAATACCGCCTGCGGATCTGCGAAGCGATCACTTTCGGTGCACCTGCCTGTTTTTTCATCTGGTGGCACTTCAGTGAGCTCTGTGCCTGCGATCCGGTTTTACTGGGCAAAGTCGCTTTTGAATTTCCCCTGAGAACCGCATTCCCCTGGGTGATATTAATCTTCACTTACGGGATCTTTATACCGAATTCGCTGAAGGGTGTGATCTCGGTGGTGAGCCTGATGGTCATCAGCCCGATTGTGGGCGCGATCATGACCGGAATGCAGGTGCCCCAGGTGTCAGAAGTACTGTATAGCGGCGGTTTGTCGGAGATAATCATCCTGCTGCTGATTGCCGGGAGCACTGCCGTCTATGGTTCGCATCGGGTTGACAGTTTGAGGCGTGAAGCCTTCGACTTGAAAAGCGTGGGGATGTACACGCTCCGCAAGCAGATCGGCAGTGGCGGGATGGGCGAAGTCTATCTGGCCGAGCATCGGTTGCTGAAGCGTCCCTGTGCGATCAAGCTGATCCGGCGGGACAAGGTCGATGATGAAAATGTCCTGCTGCGGTTTGAAAGCGAAGTGCAGGCGACTGCTGGCCTGACGCACCCGAATACAATTGAGATCTACGATTACGGGCATACCGAAGAGGGGACATTCTATTATGCAATGGAATTCCTGCCCGGACTGAACCTGCAGGAAATCGTGGAGCGGTTTGGACCTCTGCCCCAGGAGCGGGTTGTGTATCTGCTCAGACAGGTCTGTTCTGCCCTGGCGGAAGCACACCAGAAGGGACTGATTCACCGCGATATCAAGCCGGGGAACATTTTCTCAGCCGAGCGTGGCGGTCTGTTCGATGTGGCCAAACTGCTCGACTTTGGTCTGGTTAAGTATCATCGTACCGATGACGTTTCGCTGGAGTTAACCATGGAAGGGGCCGTGGTGGGATCTCCGCTGTATACGAGTCCTGAAGTGGTCACTGGAGATGGCAGTCCCGGACCGCGGTCCGACATTTACTCACTGGGGGCGAGCGCTTATTACCTGCTGACCGGGAAACCGGTCTTTGAAGGGGATAACGCTTTGAAGGTGATGTTCGCCCATGCGAGCCAGGCCGTGAAACCGTTGCGGGAACTGAATCCGGAGGTCTCTCCTGAACTGGAAGAGATCATTATGAAATGCCTGGAGAAGAAGCCGGACGATCGTTACCAGAACTCTGCCGAACTGCTGGAGGCTCTGGAACAGCTACAGGTCAATAGCTGGACCCAGGCCCAGGCATCCGAGTGGTGGTCTGAAGCCGAGCATATGGTACAGCATGTATCCGAAGATGACGAATTTGCGTCCGATTATCTGAAAGCCACGACGGTACTCCCCGTTAATGTCTGA
- a CDS encoding dihydroorotate dehydrogenase electron transfer subunit: MTETHAFSDCATPQYLAATVTEQVQMAKDTWRLRIHCPEIARVILPGQFFMVREPGVNDPLLGRPFALYDTCLDEAGQPIGLDFGYVVVGKLTSRMTHWQPGDQVEIWGPLGNGFPQPGPGSLVMVAGGIGQTPFLATAREALGQRTYGEPVRKLEAFPERVSLLYGARSEAYLAGLDDFRLDGLEVEVATDDGSFGHAGYVTELLKQRIESDAPPETIFCCGPEPMMEAVSKLAQEAGISCWLSLETPMACGFGACFSCVAKVRVGADDWDYRRTCVEGPVFNAEQLIF; encoded by the coding sequence ATGACAGAGACTCACGCATTCAGCGATTGTGCAACCCCCCAGTATTTGGCAGCAACAGTCACCGAACAGGTCCAGATGGCAAAGGATACCTGGCGGCTGCGAATTCACTGTCCCGAAATCGCGCGGGTGATTCTGCCTGGCCAGTTCTTCATGGTCCGCGAGCCGGGCGTAAACGATCCGCTGCTGGGGCGTCCCTTCGCACTCTACGATACCTGCCTGGACGAAGCGGGACAGCCGATCGGGCTGGACTTTGGTTACGTGGTGGTCGGAAAACTGACCTCCCGCATGACGCACTGGCAACCCGGTGATCAGGTCGAAATCTGGGGACCGCTGGGGAATGGCTTCCCGCAGCCCGGTCCCGGTTCGCTGGTCATGGTGGCGGGCGGGATCGGACAGACGCCGTTTCTGGCGACCGCCCGGGAAGCACTGGGGCAACGTACTTATGGTGAGCCGGTGCGGAAACTGGAAGCGTTTCCCGAGCGAGTGAGCCTGCTGTACGGGGCTCGTTCGGAAGCATACCTGGCAGGGCTGGATGATTTTCGCCTCGATGGGCTGGAAGTCGAAGTAGCTACCGATGATGGCTCGTTTGGACATGCCGGCTATGTCACCGAACTGCTCAAGCAGCGGATTGAAAGCGATGCACCTCCCGAGACCATCTTCTGTTGTGGTCCGGAACCGATGATGGAAGCGGTCAGTAAGCTCGCCCAGGAAGCAGGGATTTCCTGCTGGCTGTCACTGGAGACACCGATGGCCTGTGGCTTTGGCGCCTGTTTCAGTTGTGTCGCGAAAGTCCGCGTCGGTGCTGACGACTGGGACTATCGGCGAACCTGCGTAGAAGGGCCCGTGTTTAACGCCGAACAGCTGATATTTTAG
- a CDS encoding arylsulfatase: MLRALLQRNRGLIPCGLLVFLICGFSHEGIAAEGKQPNVILLLTDDQGYGDVGFHGNAQIRTPHMDELARQGMELTRFYCSPVCAPTRASLMTGRYYYRSGVVHTSRGGAKMYGEETTLAELLQGAGYATGIFGKWHLGDNYPMRPQDQGFAESLVHRSGGIGQAPDKPNSYFDPWLWKNGQREQGKGYCTDLFFDAALEFMDRQAQAGKPFFVYLPTNAPHTPLEIADSYWKPYQEQGLDETTARVYGMVENLDENLGRLMAHLDQTKLKENTILIFLGDNGPQQKRYTAGLRGRKSWVYEGGIRVPFVATWPGHIPAGTQSAQIAAHIDLLPTLLDMTGTPKPKSLKLDGIDLTGLLTGKVKTLPERKLFFQVHRGLTPQRYQNCAVVTQRYKLVGYPGTFGEENLMRDAEPVLELYDLTSDPGEMKNLISTQPDIAAGLRKDYESWFADVKQSRNFQPGLIVINSGKENPTTLCRYQDGSFTQGTSEGWMVQVETPGRYEVEIQRGADTKPGKLTVNWQGKRSHEFLSADQTSSRFELQSGTGMLDIWFQEEGADRDYPGDNSTRGDVILKRLD; the protein is encoded by the coding sequence ATGCTGAGAGCACTGTTACAGAGAAACCGGGGACTGATTCCGTGTGGTCTGCTGGTTTTCCTGATCTGCGGGTTCTCACATGAGGGGATTGCAGCAGAGGGAAAACAGCCAAATGTGATTCTGTTGCTGACCGATGACCAGGGCTACGGAGATGTCGGCTTTCATGGCAACGCACAGATCCGCACCCCGCACATGGACGAGCTGGCCCGTCAGGGAATGGAGCTGACGCGTTTCTACTGCAGTCCGGTTTGTGCGCCGACCCGGGCCAGTCTGATGACCGGACGTTATTACTATCGATCGGGAGTCGTACACACCTCTCGCGGCGGTGCGAAGATGTACGGAGAGGAGACCACGCTGGCCGAGCTGCTGCAGGGAGCAGGCTACGCGACGGGCATCTTCGGAAAATGGCATCTGGGGGACAATTATCCGATGCGGCCGCAGGATCAGGGATTTGCGGAGTCGCTGGTGCATCGAAGTGGCGGCATTGGTCAGGCTCCCGATAAACCTAACAGTTATTTTGATCCCTGGTTGTGGAAGAACGGTCAGCGAGAGCAGGGCAAGGGCTATTGCACAGATCTGTTTTTTGATGCTGCTCTGGAGTTCATGGATCGACAGGCCCAGGCGGGGAAACCATTCTTTGTCTATCTGCCGACCAATGCCCCGCACACGCCTCTGGAAATAGCGGACTCCTACTGGAAGCCTTATCAAGAGCAGGGACTGGATGAAACGACGGCCCGCGTGTATGGGATGGTGGAAAACCTAGATGAAAATCTGGGACGTCTGATGGCGCATCTGGATCAGACCAAACTGAAGGAGAACACGATCCTGATCTTTCTGGGCGACAACGGTCCTCAACAGAAACGTTATACCGCGGGGCTGAGAGGGCGGAAGTCGTGGGTTTATGAAGGGGGGATCCGCGTGCCATTCGTGGCGACCTGGCCCGGACACATTCCTGCGGGGACACAGAGTGCTCAGATCGCGGCACACATCGACCTTCTGCCCACGTTGCTCGACATGACGGGGACCCCAAAACCGAAATCATTAAAACTGGATGGCATCGATCTGACTGGCCTGCTGACGGGGAAAGTCAAGACACTGCCCGAACGGAAGCTGTTCTTCCAGGTGCATCGAGGATTGACCCCGCAGCGTTATCAAAACTGCGCCGTAGTGACACAACGGTACAAACTGGTGGGGTATCCCGGCACCTTCGGAGAAGAAAACCTGATGCGCGATGCCGAACCGGTACTGGAACTGTACGATCTGACCAGCGATCCCGGGGAGATGAAGAATCTGATCTCCACACAACCCGACATCGCCGCTGGTTTACGCAAGGACTATGAAAGCTGGTTTGCGGATGTGAAACAGTCCCGCAATTTTCAGCCGGGTCTGATTGTGATCAACAGCGGCAAAGAGAACCCGACCACCTTGTGTCGGTACCAGGATGGCAGTTTCACGCAAGGGACGTCAGAGGGCTGGATGGTTCAGGTAGAGACTCCCGGACGCTATGAGGTGGAAATTCAGCGGGGCGCTGATACCAAGCCGGGCAAGTTGACTGTCAACTGGCAGGGGAAGCGATCGCACGAATTTCTGTCAGCAGATCAGACCTCGTCCCGTTTTGAACTGCAGTCGGGAACCGGCATGCTGGATATCTGGTTTCAGGAAGAGGGAGCCGATCGTGACTATCCCGGCGACAACAGTACGCGGGGAGATGTGATACTCAAACGGCTGGATTGA
- a CDS encoding Ldh family oxidoreductase translates to MPVISAESLQKFTETLMLKGGATEEEARIVSKSLVDANLLGHDSHGVMRLPFYMGRVKEGILKAGETLKILNETPAAINGDGGWGFGQTVMHDLMNRLIEKAGNLGVSVGTLKHASHIGRLGEYAEMAAAKGMASIICANTHGSAPRVAPVGGKRPRLGTNPICIGMPGGEKGPFVLDFGTSATAEGKVRIKKIAGEQVPPGLILDPDGNPTTDPNMLYGDPPGTILPMGGDQAYKGFGLSFMVEMLCGALSGGQCAFPDPPPPKGNCVFVVVIDPTHLGGQNHLLNEITNLEKYVRSVPLKDGVTEVFLPGDPEKKTAATRNETGISLDKGNWEALTKLAEELDVPVPEVQD, encoded by the coding sequence GTGCCTGTTATCTCTGCCGAGTCGCTGCAAAAATTTACCGAAACGCTCATGCTCAAAGGCGGCGCCACTGAAGAAGAAGCGCGCATCGTTTCCAAAAGCCTGGTCGACGCCAACCTGCTGGGGCACGATTCCCACGGCGTGATGCGTCTTCCGTTCTACATGGGCCGTGTCAAAGAAGGCATTCTCAAAGCCGGTGAAACTCTGAAGATCCTGAACGAAACACCGGCTGCAATCAACGGCGACGGCGGCTGGGGATTCGGTCAGACCGTGATGCATGACCTGATGAATCGCCTGATCGAAAAAGCGGGCAACCTGGGTGTCTCTGTCGGAACCCTGAAACACGCTTCGCACATCGGCCGCCTGGGAGAATACGCGGAAATGGCTGCCGCCAAAGGTATGGCATCCATCATCTGCGCCAACACACACGGCTCCGCCCCCCGCGTGGCGCCAGTGGGAGGCAAGCGTCCCCGTCTGGGAACCAATCCGATCTGTATCGGCATGCCCGGTGGAGAAAAAGGTCCCTTCGTACTCGACTTCGGCACTTCTGCCACCGCAGAAGGTAAAGTCCGCATCAAGAAAATTGCCGGAGAACAGGTTCCTCCCGGCCTGATTCTGGATCCGGATGGCAATCCCACTACCGACCCCAACATGCTCTACGGCGATCCTCCAGGGACAATCCTTCCCATGGGCGGCGATCAGGCCTACAAAGGTTTCGGTCTGTCCTTCATGGTCGAAATGCTCTGTGGTGCCCTCTCGGGTGGACAGTGTGCCTTCCCTGATCCTCCACCACCAAAGGGGAACTGTGTGTTTGTGGTCGTGATCGACCCGACTCACCTGGGTGGTCAAAATCACCTGTTGAACGAGATTACCAATCTCGAAAAGTATGTCCGCAGCGTGCCTCTCAAGGACGGCGTTACAGAAGTCTTTCTGCCGGGCGACCCGGAAAAGAAAACCGCTGCCACCCGTAATGAAACAGGCATTTCCCTCGATAAAGGGAACTGGGAAGCACTGACCAAACTGGCTGAAGAACTCGACGTTCCCGTTCCGGAAGTCCAGGACTGA
- a CDS encoding DNA-binding transcriptional response regulator translates to MNVQDDEHNQTGAAAFADFAERQSRSPQSDRLSPTDDSQASSEQNHSSVIPPRFRLLFVSNQRPEWVGFALRLDAIGCEEPRLEWASNAEEMLKLLSNHSYDCLLIQADVEGRHNCGELLQAIRVSGCDEPIVLVSPVPDDRLALAACEFQAELLVSPAGWDSPALLDYVQRALWVQQLQEDHHRLQVENHRRLVRERDEAERLLNQQRSMVEQLQTLVYPGEFEPSAGEAPAEQSVPEVSMSDAQIPADIPEYYHELLRTYVIMGSGSLKDEIIQIAELLAAARLTSRQVLEFHLECVETIVRGLGNRSSRHVMSRADLLALEMMVHLGECYQKRLSE, encoded by the coding sequence ATGAACGTGCAGGATGATGAACACAACCAGACAGGGGCAGCGGCTTTCGCGGATTTCGCAGAAAGACAGTCTCGGTCTCCGCAGTCAGACCGACTTTCGCCGACAGATGACTCTCAAGCCTCCTCTGAGCAAAATCATTCTTCCGTGATTCCGCCCCGCTTTCGTTTGCTGTTTGTGAGCAATCAGCGCCCCGAGTGGGTAGGCTTTGCTTTACGGCTGGATGCTATCGGCTGTGAAGAGCCCCGTCTGGAGTGGGCCTCGAATGCCGAAGAGATGCTCAAACTGCTGAGCAATCACAGCTACGATTGTCTGTTGATTCAGGCCGACGTTGAGGGACGTCATAACTGCGGCGAACTGCTGCAGGCGATTCGCGTCAGTGGTTGTGATGAACCGATCGTCCTGGTTTCACCCGTTCCCGATGATCGACTGGCACTGGCTGCCTGTGAATTCCAGGCGGAACTGCTGGTTTCCCCCGCCGGCTGGGACTCACCCGCATTATTGGATTATGTGCAACGGGCATTGTGGGTACAGCAACTGCAGGAAGACCATCATCGCCTGCAGGTCGAGAATCATCGTCGCCTGGTCCGCGAACGGGATGAAGCCGAGCGGTTGCTGAATCAGCAGCGCTCGATGGTCGAGCAGCTGCAGACGCTGGTCTACCCGGGAGAATTCGAACCGTCTGCTGGAGAAGCACCGGCTGAACAGAGTGTTCCCGAAGTGTCCATGTCGGATGCACAGATTCCTGCTGACATTCCAGAATACTATCATGAGCTGCTGCGAACCTATGTGATCATGGGCTCCGGGAGTCTGAAGGATGAGATTATCCAGATTGCGGAACTGCTGGCAGCGGCCCGATTGACCTCGCGTCAGGTACTGGAGTTCCATCTGGAGTGTGTGGAGACGATTGTCCGGGGGCTGGGGAACCGAAGTTCACGGCATGTCATGTCGCGTGCGGACCTGCTGGCACTGGAGATGATGGTCCACCTGGGTGAGTGTTACCAGAAGAGATTGTCTGAGTAG
- a CDS encoding UxaA family hydrolase, producing MSTVASSPLLKLHPEDNIAIARNSVAENQECAITDTENVTARESIDLGHKVAIQPIAKGERIRKFGQVIGFATCDIEPGDWIHSHNLAAGELSLDYAFSSDVPAPPTPVEGRTFMGYRRPNGKAATRNYLAIISTVNCSATASKYIARELAQTSLADYSNIDGIIPLVHKGGCAMQYDGEDHHQLMRTLGGFAKHPNIGAYVILGLGCETGQGSFLSDNEGLVQLQNLKEPDPMEPLVLNIQDIGGIRKTVDYVSDVLKDYLPKVNNVVREPIPVSELILGTECGGSDGNSGVTANPALGIASDLLVAHGATSILGETSEIYGGEHLLTRRAITPEVGQKLIDRIKWWEEYTGKFGVVIDNNPSPGNKRGGLTTIYEKSLGAIAKGGSTALRAVYRFAEPVTEKGFVIMDTPGYDPASVTGMVAGGANVVCFTTGRGSCFGCKPVPSIKIATNTPMFERMQDDMDIDAGRILNGTSVEEVGREIFELIIEVASGKKTKSEAQGIGDEEFCPWSIGPVL from the coding sequence ATGTCCACAGTCGCCTCTTCGCCGTTACTGAAACTGCATCCGGAAGATAACATCGCCATCGCCCGTAATTCTGTGGCAGAAAACCAGGAATGTGCGATCACCGACACCGAGAACGTGACCGCCCGGGAAAGCATCGATCTGGGACACAAAGTCGCCATTCAACCCATCGCAAAAGGGGAACGGATCCGTAAGTTCGGTCAGGTCATCGGTTTCGCGACCTGCGACATCGAACCGGGCGACTGGATTCACAGCCACAATCTGGCAGCGGGCGAACTCAGCCTCGATTACGCGTTCTCCAGTGACGTCCCTGCACCGCCCACACCTGTGGAGGGACGCACTTTCATGGGCTACCGCCGTCCAAACGGCAAAGCAGCGACCCGTAACTACCTGGCGATCATCAGCACCGTCAACTGTTCGGCCACCGCATCCAAGTACATCGCCCGGGAACTGGCCCAGACGTCACTGGCCGACTATTCCAATATTGATGGCATCATTCCCCTGGTCCATAAAGGGGGCTGTGCGATGCAGTATGATGGAGAAGACCACCATCAGTTGATGCGGACTCTGGGGGGATTTGCGAAGCATCCCAACATCGGCGCTTATGTTATTCTGGGTCTGGGTTGTGAAACAGGGCAAGGTTCCTTCCTCTCCGACAACGAAGGACTGGTCCAGCTGCAGAACCTGAAAGAGCCCGATCCCATGGAACCGCTGGTCCTCAACATCCAGGATATCGGGGGGATTAGAAAGACAGTCGACTACGTTTCAGACGTGCTCAAAGACTATTTACCGAAGGTCAATAATGTCGTTCGGGAGCCCATCCCGGTTTCCGAGCTCATTCTGGGGACCGAATGTGGTGGCAGTGACGGGAACAGCGGCGTGACCGCGAACCCGGCTCTGGGAATCGCCAGCGACCTGCTCGTCGCTCACGGTGCGACCTCCATTCTGGGAGAAACCTCCGAAATCTATGGTGGCGAACACCTTCTGACACGTCGCGCCATCACGCCGGAAGTCGGTCAGAAACTGATCGACCGCATTAAATGGTGGGAAGAATACACGGGCAAATTTGGAGTGGTGATCGACAACAACCCCTCACCAGGTAACAAAAGAGGTGGTCTGACCACGATTTATGAAAAATCACTGGGAGCCATCGCCAAGGGGGGCAGCACCGCTCTGCGTGCCGTCTACCGCTTTGCGGAACCAGTCACCGAAAAGGGCTTTGTCATTATGGATACCCCCGGCTACGACCCCGCCTCCGTCACAGGCATGGTGGCCGGAGGTGCGAATGTGGTCTGCTTTACCACAGGCCGGGGCAGCTGCTTTGGCTGTAAGCCGGTCCCCAGCATCAAAATCGCCACCAATACCCCCATGTTCGAACGGATGCAGGACGACATGGACATCGACGCAGGTCGCATCCTGAATGGCACCTCGGTGGAAGAAGTGGGCCGCGAGATCTTCGAGTTAATCATCGAAGTCGCGAGTGGAAAAAAGACAAAAAGTGAGGCCCAGGGCATCGGCGATGAAGAATTTTGCCCCTGGAGTATCGGTCCGGTGCTCTGA
- a CDS encoding RNA polymerase sigma factor encodes MQQPPDDVFSDDSSQDLSVFAESVLEEMQSTISPRFEQIWDRFHQILKDYVERRISPQLQLHVGASDILQSAFLSLWRRLEDSSKPPLTDQDDLWGFLMTIARRKLTKRWRQIQTQKRGAGNVITATDYTGSTSGAAFEEIVYEEVNQQLKLELEEASDRLDVECQTIISMKLTGMTNAEIANELKCSTRRIERKNNLIRKAFTDAEADSTIISES; translated from the coding sequence ATGCAGCAACCACCAGACGACGTGTTCTCTGATGACTCTTCGCAGGACCTCTCGGTATTCGCGGAAAGCGTGCTGGAAGAGATGCAATCCACCATCTCGCCTCGCTTTGAGCAGATCTGGGATCGATTTCACCAGATCCTGAAAGACTACGTGGAACGCCGGATTTCGCCTCAACTGCAACTGCATGTCGGCGCCAGCGATATTCTGCAAAGTGCTTTTCTCAGCCTGTGGAGAAGACTGGAAGATTCTTCGAAACCGCCCCTCACCGACCAGGATGATCTCTGGGGATTTCTGATGACCATCGCCCGCCGCAAACTCACCAAACGCTGGCGACAGATCCAGACGCAGAAACGGGGAGCCGGAAATGTGATTACGGCGACTGACTATACCGGCTCCACTTCCGGAGCCGCATTTGAAGAAATTGTCTACGAGGAAGTCAATCAGCAGCTCAAACTGGAACTGGAAGAAGCCTCCGATCGACTCGATGTGGAATGCCAGACCATTATCTCCATGAAGCTGACCGGCATGACCAATGCCGAAATCGCAAACGAATTGAAGTGCAGCACTCGACGTATCGAACGTAAAAACAACCTGATCCGCAAAGCATTCACGGACGCCGAGGCTGACTCCACTATCATCTCCGAAAGTTGA
- a CDS encoding arylsulfatase — protein sequence MIPASPLRKIFRFSTLLVVSGMLLLSIIPTAQAAPATRPNIVLIMADDLGFSDLGCYGSEIKTPNLDQMANEGLRFKRFYNAGRCCPTRASLMTGLYPHQAGMGWMNRNDNLPGYQGELGKNCVSIAEVLSAVDYRCYHVGKWHLTYRMREANENWPLGRGFDRAYGTGGGGNYFAPRPLYEDNQLIKPPKTGYYITDAFSDRAVDYLKDHAEQHKTDPFFMYLAYTAPHFPLHALPEDIARYKGQYQGGWDALRKQRHQSMQQLGLINCPLSPRDPDAQAWDSLSEKEREEWDLRMAVYAAMVTSMDRGIGQVLKQIDQMGQKDNTLVLFLSDNGASAEYIDRGHQPGAITGTRESFRCAEVGWANSSNTPFRFHKMWVHEGGISTPLIVRWPDQIHQTGGWTNQVGHIIDVMATCVDISGAKYPATKNDQAVFPYEGNSLLPTFQHPETTKSRMLCWEHEGNKAIRQGDWKLVKENGHKWELYDLSQDRSELHDLVKSEPQRVETMSREWDAWAERVGVVPWDDLPPPGYRSKGPDFYRKK from the coding sequence ATGATCCCCGCATCGCCCCTCAGAAAGATATTCAGGTTCTCCACCCTGCTTGTTGTCAGCGGCATGCTGCTCCTCTCTATCATTCCGACCGCTCAGGCCGCTCCCGCAACACGCCCGAATATTGTCCTGATCATGGCCGACGACCTCGGCTTCTCGGATCTCGGCTGTTACGGTTCAGAAATCAAAACGCCCAACCTGGACCAGATGGCCAACGAGGGGCTGCGATTCAAACGTTTTTATAACGCGGGACGCTGCTGTCCCACCCGGGCCTCGCTGATGACTGGTCTCTATCCGCACCAGGCAGGCATGGGCTGGATGAACCGCAACGATAACCTTCCCGGCTACCAGGGAGAACTGGGTAAGAATTGTGTCAGCATCGCCGAAGTCCTCTCCGCCGTCGACTATCGCTGTTATCACGTCGGCAAGTGGCACCTGACCTATCGTATGCGGGAAGCCAATGAAAACTGGCCCCTGGGCAGAGGCTTTGATCGCGCCTATGGTACCGGCGGTGGGGGCAATTATTTCGCACCCCGTCCGCTCTATGAAGACAATCAGCTGATCAAACCACCCAAAACGGGTTACTACATTACTGATGCCTTCAGCGACCGCGCGGTCGACTATCTGAAAGATCACGCTGAGCAGCACAAAACAGACCCCTTCTTCATGTATCTCGCTTATACGGCCCCTCACTTCCCGCTGCACGCACTTCCGGAAGACATCGCCCGCTATAAAGGACAGTATCAGGGCGGCTGGGATGCTCTTCGCAAACAACGACACCAGAGCATGCAGCAACTCGGGCTGATCAACTGCCCGCTCTCCCCGCGCGATCCCGATGCCCAGGCTTGGGACAGTCTCTCGGAAAAAGAGCGCGAGGAATGGGATCTGCGCATGGCCGTCTATGCAGCCATGGTGACCAGCATGGATCGAGGCATCGGCCAGGTCCTGAAGCAAATTGACCAGATGGGACAGAAAGACAATACCCTCGTGCTGTTTCTCTCCGACAATGGCGCGAGTGCCGAGTACATCGACCGGGGACACCAGCCCGGCGCGATCACCGGCACCCGGGAATCGTTCCGCTGTGCAGAGGTCGGCTGGGCCAACAGCAGTAACACCCCCTTCCGCTTCCACAAAATGTGGGTGCACGAAGGCGGCATCTCCACGCCCCTCATCGTCCGCTGGCCCGACCAGATTCACCAGACCGGAGGCTGGACCAACCAGGTGGGACACATCATCGATGTGATGGCAACCTGCGTTGACATCTCCGGTGCGAAATATCCCGCCACCAAAAACGATCAGGCTGTTTTCCCCTACGAAGGCAACAGCCTGCTCCCCACTTTCCAGCATCCGGAAACAACAAAGTCCCGCATGCTTTGCTGGGAACACGAAGGTAACAAAGCCATTCGCCAGGGTGACTGGAAGCTGGTGAAAGAAAACGGTCACAAGTGGGAGCTCTACGATCTGAGCCAGGACCGCAGTGAACTGCACGATCTGGTGAAAAGCGAACCGCAGCGGGTGGAAACCATGTCCCGCGAATGGGATGCCTGGGCCGAACGTGTCGGCGTCGTTCCCTGGGACGATCTGCCTCCCCCCGGCTACAGAAGTAAGGGGCCGGACTTCTACCGCAAGAAATAA